The window CAGTGGACTGTGGGAACATACCACCATGGAGGTATTGAGCGGAAACACCTGCACCCAAAGGTGTTGAAGTCAGATTGTTTTGCCTGCACCGACTTCACGGTGAACACACAGGTGACAGTAATCAGGCTCCACGGAGACATGTGATTGGAGATGAGACCttcatgtttgtttggatgAATTGTCATAACGTGGAGATAATAGTCAttctttctttgacttttttttctgaaatatgcAACCTTAAAATACGTTTGGAATGGACATGTCatttcaattcatttaatttatttatttatttttattttatctgatttattttaccaaaaaaataaataaatcagtgacTCCTtttgcatatacacacacatgggtTTAACCAAACTTTTGATGGCGTTGGTCACATTTCAATAAGGTGATATTGAGAATTTATTCTGCAGCTTGAGAGGCATCCTGTCCAAGCTGGATGCCATCTTTTTAGGGATAGTGCCCACCCACAACTGTGATCTCAATTACATCCTAATGTGGAATATGGCTTCAGGACCTCAGTAGTGTCTTAGTTGTAAATCTCGACCATGTGGTTTTAGAGAGACTCAAATATCTCTGTCCAACACAGCTCTAGTTTTTCTGGTTACTTCCAACAGAAAAGGTAACACTGGTGCACATTTTCCACAGTGTTTGGGTGCTCAGTATGGTGTCTGATCCCAAGAGCGCACAATGCCAGGAGTTAAAAATATTTCACCTCTTACAAACCCTTTATTTTATAACTTGGTGTTCAATACATATCTATAGAGGCAGGAGCAGCAGGGACTGTGATCCCTGCTTCCTCTGAGCATCTGTTTGGTAATGCTGGCCCTCTTTCAAGACCGTAGGTTGACTCCTTTGATGAGGATGAGAGCGCTGTGGTTCAAAAACAGCAACTTGAGAGTATCCGACCCTGTGGAGGCTGCAGCCAGTGACACCAATGGGCCCTCAGCTGTCACTGTACCAAAGCCACTAAGATAGAAGCTCTCCTTACTCTTTATTCACGTATATAActaatgttaaataatgtattCTTTACCGGTCCACACTACTTTATAGATGGACAATATTaggtcatttaaaataattaatgtaatgGAAGTAATCTTGGTGAATTTACTGTCACAAACACTGCCCCCTATCGTGATCAACAGAACTAACAACTGAGTTAACGCCTGTTCTAGTTACCGTACTGGTATATTTTGAGTTGAGAAATACAAACAGTTGATTGGGACAGAATTATTCCAACATCATTTGTGAAACCATTTCGATCAATGGGGAGCAACTGTTTTCGCTCACTTTTAGGAGTtaataatctatatttttgtgtgtttaagtgaAATATCCTAAAGTATAAACACCCAAAGACCATAAAAACCAATATACATACAATTAATAACAAGAAACAAGCTGGTGAAGAGGAGGGACTCAAAGGTCCCAGGCTGAGGTTTTGTTAAATAGTGACTAATCACCGCAAAAATAATTGCattcattaaattaattaaaattaaattaaaaaaacagcagcacactATTGCTGCATGTGCagtgtgttcaaatgtaattcaACATGTATGTACCTATGAACAATCACagttaatcaaataaaacaaataacacagcATGCAGCACCAGCTCCAAATAGTTTCCTACAAATTGCATGTCATTTattaagcagcagcagcctcactGCTGAATGTCTCAGTGTCTCAACCAAACTGAGATGATGGGCAAGttaagttgtttgttttgctccttTGTTAATAACTAATACACATTATTGTGGTGTTTCATGCATTTGCTGTTCTCCAGTAGCCCTTCATTTAACACAGCATAAAGTAAGTTCCTCTTATACTTGGAAGAAGTCTAAGTAACATCTGTGAAGAAACACCCATGAGACACACagctttcattacatttttactcttGGCGTACATAATATCCAGCTTATGCCATGTACCTTATACATTAAAGTCATCACTGAAGGCCTTGTTGTTCACTATGAAGCTTCaccagtcctttttttttttttttttttttttttaatccaaccTATTCACAACCCAGAGGCagaaaaatcacataataaagatttgatttgtttaaataaaattacaGTCCTCCAGAACACAACCTTAGTATAAAATCAAAGGTTAATTAGAGTTAAGCAACACAAGTAATGAGTTGTATTCCAattgaaaggaagaaaaaaattctCACTTTATGTAATAATCATAGTACCCTAGGTTGTAGAGAAAATTTCAGCCCAGATGAGTTCGAGCATAGGTGCTACTGCAacttttttgaagaaaatgcTCAAAAGTTGGGTCACAGTAGGTTGCAGTCAGTCCTGTTGGGTTAGTTTCAAACTGCAACTTCTGTCGGATTTTGTAAATGCACATTATCTGTATTGGGCAAACCCTTCAAATATGACAATTTTATAGCCTTTTGGGCCAAAGACGccagaaaaacaatataattatgGTTTTCTCTCATGGTGCTTTGACCTTTGATCAGAGTGTCTCACTGCTGAGAATGGCTGCTAATTGGCTTTGAGCCCGAGTCAGTTTAACCCTAATAATTGTGATTAGGGACACTTCAGACAAGTGCTGATGGGGCTCAGCACCAAGTGAACCACCTTTGAACCAATGTATTTGTGCAACTATAATCATATCACTCAAGTCATTTCcacattgtatttgtatttgttctgaCATTAATAATACAAAGGGTTACCTACATAGGGACTGAAATTATTACCATGCCACTGCCACATCGAATTTAGTACAAATGTGGAGGATTCATAGCTAAATGAATAAGTTTGGAAGTATGTGAACTTAAAGGCAACGAAAGGGCCTGAACCTAAACAtctgttgataatatttttggggtttctCAAACTCTGTGAATACTGCTCATTACTTAAGCTGTTTATCTCATGCAGCCTGCTGGGCGTACATTAATCGAGGCTGCCGATCGTTCTGGAGGGCAGTGCAGATGACGCAAATGCAAGCTTATATACAGTACTCATATAAACTGTAGGCGAACAGTTAATAAATCTATTACATGTAAAGTGCTAGGCAAAGGGTCCAAATTGTTTATTAGGTCTAGACTAATTCAGTCTCAATTAAAGGATACAAAATTGGTTAAccaccatgaaaaaaaatactagCAGGCTATGAGTAATTAGATGAATTTGATACCAGATATAAGCAGAAAGTCCCTCATCACCCtcattttagttcattttttttcctcatttctttTCACCGTTAAGAAGATTTTGGCAAATGTCTTGGACCAAAGGGTTCATGTCCTCGTCAGAGCTTCTTTGATAATCACTGTGTCATGCAGCCGGATTGCTTCTGCGACTCTGTTTCAATCCATttcttctccacctccaccttaaaaaaaaaaaattaaaaaaaagaagaaaatcacaaaattAGGTTAGTTGCACAATGTTTTCTCATCAATTGACCAAGATATTTTCTGACTGGTCAGCCTTCTTACCTGACAATGATAGCGTGTCCAACTGGTCACATGTTTCTGTGGCTGGATGTCGTTGGCAGTGCCCAGTGACTTCACCCTGGTCTGTGACACGACGGAGCCCATAATTTCACATTCCATCGTGACAAACGGGTACCAGTCACTTGGGATCTCCTGGTCGGACCCCAGCTCTAGCTTGCAGGAAAACGAATGGGGATGATCCACTGCTGCATGGAAGAAAACAAAGGTCACTTGTAGTTAAGAGCGTCACACCAGTGAGCGGCAAACATAATGACGACAAGCACAGGAAGCCAAAGCCACGGCGCTAATGAGAAGGTGACATGTTGGGCTGTAGTGCGGGGCGACATTTTTATCTGTCAGAAATGTGTTACCCGTATTCTTTGCGGGCAGTCTGTCGATCCTCCACACGACGGCTGAATATACATTCTCATACTTGACAGTGCCGATGGTCACCTGCATGACAGGCTGTGAGTCTGCGGTGCCGACGGCGCCCAAGCAGGCATTTCTGTTCATACGGGCCTTCAGTGACCTCTGCCGCAGCAACGCCACAGTCTGCGTCACTTTGACCCAGTCGCCTGGCACCGGCACGCGGATCACTACATTCTCACACAGTGGGTACGTGTCAGACACCCCCACAGTGGAAAGGAAGGTGGCTGACATGTTAAGAAAGGCCTGGAGCTCCACATAGGCACCCTGAACTGTGACAACAGCTTTGATCGAGAAGGGAATTTCTGTGCAGCCCAAAATCGCCGTCTTGTAGCGCATCAGCTCCACCCTGCAGGCCTCGGGAGGTGAGAACTTTACCAGCCGGGACCTCTGAAACTCGGTGTCGTTCACACATCTGTGAAATTGGCAGTCTGCGATCTCCATCCAGAGTTCACCGTCGTCCTCAGAACCGTAGCTGGAGTCGAAGCGCATCAGCCCGAGATCGTTAAGGGCGAGAAAGCAATCCCCTAGTCCGTTCaggaaagacagacagtgaaTCTGGGTCAAGGCTGTCCGCTCCATGACTTCTCCAAACTTGTCCAGTTGTACCCAGATGTGATCGGTGATCTGCAAGGACAGATCCTGCTCCTCGTAGTGCCGCCTCTGCTGGTGGTGCAAACACAATTTGAAGATCTCCTCTTCCATGGAGACCACCAGGTCCTCCATGTCGTCGTGCACCGTGGAGCCAAACTTGAGCAGCTCTTCTGCCTCCGCCTCATGACTAACCTCCAGCTTTGGGTGGTAGCGCTTCTTTTCCGTGTACGAGAAATGTTCCACCTTGACGGAGAGGACTTTTCGGGGCTCGCCGTAGCTTTCCAGTTTAAGTTCGGAAAGCCTGCACTGGGGGAGAAGCTGTAACTCCTTGAACGGCTTCTCCAGCCCTTTCTCGTAGTACATCTGCAGCACACCTCCCGGCAGCAGGCGCAGGTAGATTGGCCCCCACTGTCGCGAGGACATGCGGTTCTTTTTTTCGGGGATCCTGAGCAAGACAGACCAGCCGTCTCTCTTCTGGCTACGAAACAGACCCCGAGGAACGAACTGAGAAGCACCCTCGCTTAGCACCTCGCTTTTGCAACTCAGCCGCCCCTCCccatctttttctgtctccttctcttgGTCCGATCCTGCCCGTAGGCCTTCCAGTTTGTGGCAAACGTAGGAGAAGGAGCTCTGGAGGTGGTCACGTGGAGGCACAGCGCCATCTTTGGTCCGAATAAAGAAACGTGGTAGGTTGCTGTCAGTTTCTGAGTCTGAGGAGGAGCTGTCCACATCTGCGCTGTGGTTAGATCCATCCCAGAAGGGGTTATAGTGTCCTGAGTTCCCCTGGAAAGGAGGGAAGGGGCTTGGGCCACCTGAGGTTTGCTGCAGGCTTTCCGGTGCAGGCGAGGGAGCAGAGGTTGTAGACGTGCTGGAGAAACTCCGAAAGAAGTCGTTCTTTTCCCGCGTGTTGGAATGAAATGGGGACACGCTGTTGGGAACCCCACTCACAGGCGTGCAAAAGGGTGTGTTACACGGTACACAGGAACTTCCGCTAAGACTGGAGTGGTTTTGAGGGGATTCCAGGGAACTATTGAAGCTCCAGGAAGTGTCTCTGATTGGAGGAAGGACTAATTTCAGACCATTGGGACGCGGTACCGATGCTTTGATAAGCCCTGGTGACTGTACGGGCTTTTGAGGTGATGATGAGAGCGGTGTGCTGTCATCTTCAAACGTGACCCAGTTTGAGTGATTGGTGGAACACATGGCTGAAGAGGGCCGATGTCCAGCTCAGATCAACAATCCTCCTTTGTTGGGTCAACTGCCCTCCCGAGGCCTTCTCctctgcaagaaaacaaataggTACCATTAGAAAATGCTAAATTAAGCTTTAGCTTAAAAGGAATTTTTTAATAGGTAAAATCTCAAGATGTTCCAGAGGAAACACACGGAACAGTTCTTTGAAAGGCTGAGCAAGTCCATTTATCAGAGGGAGAGTGAGCTCCTGGggatataaataaaacatattaccTTAAGGTACTCTATTAAAACGTAATGAGTATGTGACCTTGAAAACCTGGAACATGTTTACATAATTCTGTTAACACTACAATTAACTAAGGCTCGTTTGATGTTAACGCTGAGGCAAGCACTCTGCAATCCCAGTGTCAAGCTGCAGCAGATTCTTACTCTCAGTGACACCACGGAGTAGAGCTTTTGTTTCATCCTTCATACAAACGTTTATGAACTGAACTGTCTTGCAGGTACACAAGCTGAATAGTGTGAACAGTCTTTTATCATCCAACTCTATGAATGTGTGAGAAGTTTGACCTAATGTCAGCTTTATTTGGATCATTTTTGCAAgcactacaaaaaaaaacaacgataCAGCACTGTGACCTTTATTCTTCAGGCAATAATTGTTTAGCAGAAGTTCATGCTGAAGGTTTGAAGCAAACAGTATCGGTCTTTATAAATTGATACATGGGCCTGGCATATACAACAGTATTGTCATTCTTCACTTTCTACATAATTCATGGTCCCCAATTATcagtcaaattatttttatttgtccagtTCTTGATTTCTGacaaaatatctgcaaaaactattggcattcccatcagcctttgctgtactttgtgtttaacgctaattagcaaatattaaCATGCTACCACGTTAAACTAGAATGTTGAAACATTACGCCTGGTAACATGTGAACATATTAGCATGCCGACATTAGCATTTAGATACAGCGCTGCAGCCTTTATTCTATACTGTGTTCCTACTATTGTAATCGTGATACATGGGTGAGGCCCATAAAACAGCACTGTGATTCGTATTGTAATTCTTAACAATACTTTGAGATATAATTCTGCCATTAAAAGTTTGGAAAACAAAGATGAGTGTTCCGGAAAACGCTCTGGAAAACTTTGACAACTAAATGTACTCAACACGTGAGAATATTTTGTGTCCAAACATTCTGACAAATTGACACTGGGTTTCCTAAAGGATTGTGAGACATAAAGGTGATGTGTTTTAAGAAGCTCCCTCTGAGTcccctttaaaaacagaaaaagaaaatgttccgGTTTTCAAAAGGTTTTGTATTGGAAATTGATGGgctaaaatgttacattttagaCGTATCGTGCTTTGAAATGAGCATAGTCTAAATATTTCATTACAAGCCTGCTCTAAAAATGCGTGTGAGAAAAGTTGGCCATGGCGGCAAAGATCCTGCCTCATTAACCAGCGTGAAGTCAACTGAGAGAACCAGGTATAATGTGGCACAGCAGCTGGTACTGTATGAAGCTTCAGAAAGAAACGGAGCTGGTTAAATGTATCCTCATACTTCAATAGAAGTATTCAAAGTTGGAAAAGGGTGGGTCTATtgctaaacaacaacaacaactcaggCTAAGTAGCCAATAGGCAGAGAATCATGCTGTAATATTTACACAGTCTTTCTGTTAACTCCCCTGCCAGTCACTCACAGTCTGTCTTTTGAAGTGCTGGCAGCTCCGCTCTCACCAACATCAGGCTCACAGGCCACAGAGAAGAAGCcactttcaaaatgttgaaGCCTCATCtccccataaaaaaaaaaatcttgaaaaaaaataattgaaagcaGAGAACCTCAATTATagccttcctcctcccttcaaGATCACAGCAATGACTTTGCATTAGGGAGAAAATCCAGTGGCAAGTTCCTCTAGCTATAAATAAACAAGGAAACTGGGGGGTGGATCTGATTCAGGGTAGTGTATTGACAAGTCTTCAGTCAAACACTGGAGAACATCTCTCTAATGAGGGGATGTTTGAAATGGCACACAGACGTTGAATGGGTTCATCCTGCCTCGGCAACTCATAGATCCCCTCAGCTTTGGTTCAAAAGAGTCGGGCACTGAGATGATTTAGTGTCTCCGCGGGGGTTACTGACAGTCTCTCAGACGCATTCCCAGTCTGCCGTCTCTCCCTGGGCTCTCTAGCAGGCAGTACGGCAACGAGACGCTGCTAAATCTACAGAGGACAAGAAATTACATTCCGCACATTCCTCGGGGACAAGCAGCTTCGCACACAGGAAATACCAGCCTGCTCTATCCGTGCGAACTGACAACAAATATTATCTTAATGTCATTTCTAAAAATCGAAAATCCCCAAAAATAAACCAGATATTCATGAATTCTGGTTTGCCTGGTTGTTTATCACTgtcaaacataataaaacagaaaagaagatgGAGCCTGCGGATGACGAGG is drawn from Anoplopoma fimbria isolate UVic2021 breed Golden Eagle Sablefish chromosome 6, Afim_UVic_2022, whole genome shotgun sequence and contains these coding sequences:
- the LOC129092804 gene encoding stonin-1, which gives rise to MCSTNHSNWVTFEDDSTPLSSSPQKPVQSPGLIKASVPRPNGLKLVLPPIRDTSWSFNSSLESPQNHSSLSGSSCVPCNTPFCTPVSGVPNSVSPFHSNTREKNDFFRSFSSTSTTSAPSPAPESLQQTSGGPSPFPPFQGNSGHYNPFWDGSNHSADVDSSSSDSETDSNLPRFFIRTKDGAVPPRDHLQSSFSYVCHKLEGLRAGSDQEKETEKDGEGRLSCKSEVLSEGASQFVPRGLFRSQKRDGWSVLLRIPEKKNRMSSRQWGPIYLRLLPGGVLQMYYEKGLEKPFKELQLLPQCRLSELKLESYGEPRKVLSVKVEHFSYTEKKRYHPKLEVSHEAEAEELLKFGSTVHDDMEDLVVSMEEEIFKLCLHHQQRRHYEEQDLSLQITDHIWVQLDKFGEVMERTALTQIHCLSFLNGLGDCFLALNDLGLMRFDSSYGSEDDGELWMEIADCQFHRCVNDTEFQRSRLVKFSPPEACRVELMRYKTAILGCTEIPFSIKAVVTVQGAYVELQAFLNMSATFLSTVGVSDTYPLCENVVIRVPVPGDWVKVTQTVALLRQRSLKARMNRNACLGAVGTADSQPVMQVTIGTVKYENVYSAVVWRIDRLPAKNTAVDHPHSFSCKLELGSDQEIPSDWYPFVTMECEIMGSVVSQTRVKSLGTANDIQPQKHVTSWTRYHCQAKLYLSIIDDVIQSMRELFMDEGLEDRVLDDLRHLWESKMMQSKAMEDFRKNNINSSNFVLQLPANYSRTDQELTASVVIPARQNIHSFPMKNNSDLLPTFSLPAGLSYPVQIPAGVTLQTASGQLYKVNVPVVVTQAPAGQTIVSRLTQKVSERREAPPPQSAAAPPKTSLPPKEAEPPSVPATSDKQPPHPKTSLPSGQESSLPQRPLVPPAETSQPQGSNSLEPEVTLEENEPSPQLEPVNLSMSASPCSQLLDFQISTEEALTQTGQLKTRDIDDILKEVIEEEREKAERARNLAPAKTANQSEAVLGLDLDYNYSELSDIVQLDGPAGNSDMEEEEAVSLEDNDFLGIINAEAIKALQEGDGSSDGNSISSSSDSEGVDELANVEEEDPLNSGDDVIEQDIPDLFDTDNVIVCQYDKIHRSKNRWKFHLKDGVMCYGGRDYVFSKAVGEAEW